A window of Variovorax paradoxus genomic DNA:
GCCGGGGTTGATGGCCATCCACTGGTTGGGGAAGGCTTCGCCGCGGCCGATCTCCACGTCCTTCAGGCTGATGACGTAGGTGTTGGGCTTGATCTCCAGGTTGTCGCGGATGTGCACCACCGGCACCAGGAAGCCGATGTCCTGCGCGATCTTCTTGCGGATGCTCTTGATACGGCCCAGCAGTTCGCCCTGCTGCGACTGGTCCACCAGCGGAATCAGGCGGTAGCCGACCTGCATGCCCAGCGGGTCGACCATGGCCACGTCGTCCCAGGTGGCCTCGGCCATCTCGCCGCCGGGCGCGAGGGTCGCGGCCTGCGCGGCGGCCGCTTCCTGCGCGGCCTGCTGCTGCGGCTTGCGCTTCACCAGGCGGCGGCCCAGCCACACCAGGCCGCCCGCGATCAGCAGGAACGCCAGGTTCGGCATGCCGGGAATCATGCCCAGCAGGCCGACGATGCCGGCCGTCAGGAACAGCACCTGCGGGTTCGCGAACAGCTGGCCCGTGAGCTGGCTGCCGACGTCTTCGTCGGTGGTCACGCGCGAGACGATCACGCCGGCCGCGGTCGAGATCACCAGCGCCGGAATCTGCGCCACCAGGCCGTCGCCGATAGCCAGCAGCGTGTAGGTCTTGCCGGCGGTGGAGAAGTCCAGCCCGTGCTGCACCATCCCGACGATCAGCCCGCCGATGATGTTGATCACCATGATGAGCAGGCCCGCGATCGCGTCGCCGCGCACGAACTTGCTGGCACCGTCCATCGAGCCGTAGAAGTCGGCTTCCTGCGCCACTTCCTGGCGGCGCTTGCGGGCCACTTCCTCGCCGATCAGGCCGGCGTTGAGGTCGGCGTCGATGGCCATCTGCTTGCCCGGCATCGCGTCGAGCATGAAGCGCGCGCCCACCTCGGCGATGCGGCCCGCGCCCTTGGTGATCACCATGAAGTTGATGAGCACGAGGATGATGAACACCATCACGCCCACGGCGAAGTTGCCGCCCACCAGGAAGTGGCCGAAGGCCTCGATCACCTTGCCCGCGGCATCGGGGCCGGTGTGGCCGTGCATCAGCACCACGCGGGTGGAAGCCACGTTCAGCGACAGGCGCAGCAGCGTCGAGAACAGCAGCACCGCCGGGAAGGCCGCGAAATCGAGCGCCTTCATGGTGTACATGCTCACCAGCAGCACCATCACCGACATGGCGATGTTGAAGGTGAACAGCAGGTCGAGCAGGAATGGCGGCAGGGGCAGCACCATCATGCTCAGGATCATGATGATGAGAATCGGCCCGGCCAGTCCCTTGAACTGCGATCCGGAGAACATCTGCGTCGGCAGACGCAACAGGTTGGTCATCGCGTTCATGCGGTTTTCGCTGTGTCTTTCACTGTGTATTCAAGGGCTTGCGGCACTTGCAGGTCGGTGGGTGTACGGGGGGCTTCGCCGCCCTCGCTCTTCCAGCGCTTGAGCTGGTAGACCCACGCCAGCACTTCGGCCACCGCGGTGTAGAGGCCGCTCGGAATTTCGTCGCCCACCTTGGTGTGCTTGTAGAGCGAACGCGTGAGCGGCGGGGCTTCGAGGATGGCGACGTTGTGTTCCTTGGCCAGCTCGCGGATGCGCGCGGCCACCAGGTCGGTGCCCTTGGCGACCACGCGCGGCGCGCGCATGTCGCTGTCCAGGTACTTCAGCGCCACTGCAAAGTGCGTGGGGTTGGTCAGCACGATGTCGGCCTTGGGCACTTCGGACATCATCCGGCGCTTGGCGATCTGCTGTTGCTGGCGGCGGATCTGCGCCTTGATGTGCGGGTCGCCTTCGCTTTCCTTGTGCTCCTGGCGCAGGTCTTCGCGCGACATGCGCAGCTTGCGGTAGTAGCTCCAGAGCTGGAAGGGCACGTCGATCAGCGCCACCAAAAACAGCGTGGCCGCGATCAGCACGCAGTGCTTGGCCACCAGCACCAGCGCGTGCGGCAGCGCATAGTGCGCGGGCTGCGCCATGAGCGCCATCACGGTGCCGATGTCGCTCGCAATCACCCACCACGCCACGCCGCCGATCAGCGCCGACTTGGCCAGCGCCTTGACCAGCTCGGCCAGCGACTGCGCCGAGAACATGCGCGCGATGCCGGACAGCGGATTGATCTTGCTGAACTTGGGCGCGACGGCCTCGGCGGAGAACATCCAGCCGCCGAGCATCAGCGGCGCGGCCACGGCCGCGACCATCATCATCCCGAACAGCGGGCCGATGGCCATCAGCGTCTGCAGCGCCATGAGCCCGGTCTGGGCCAGCATGTGAGAGGTGTCGAACGCGCTTGCGCGCTCGAACTGCAGGCCGCGGCGCAGCGAGCCGTCCATGCTCTCGCTGAGCAGCCCCGCGCTGAACCACAGGCCCGCGCTCGCGGTACCCAGCATCACGAACGTGGTGAGTTCCCGCGAACGGGCGACGTTGCCTTCCTCGCGCGCCTTTTCCAGGCGCCGCTCGGAGGCAGGTTCCGTTTTTTCGAGATCGCTTTCCTCAGCCATTCATGCTCCGAACCAGCAGTGGCGAAGTACGCCTTGCTCATGACCAAATTATTGAATTCGGTCGTCCGGAACAATCCGCCGATAAGGGCCCTTATCGCCCTGCAGTTCGGCCAATGAAGCAGAGGGCCTGGCCACCCTGCCCGAGGTCTAGAAGCCCAGGCTCTCCAGCAGGTCGTCCACCTGCGCCTGGTCGGTCACCGCCTCGGGGTTGCCGGGCTTGACCTGCGGGCCGTTCTGCAGGCTCTGCGTGGCCTCCTGGCGCTTTTCGGGCGGGGAGTTGTCGATCAGCACCTGGAGCAGCTGCGTCTCCACGTCGTTGACCACTTCCATCATCTTCTTGATGACCTGGCCGGTCAGGTCCTGGAAGTCCTGCGCCATGAGGATTTCCATCAGCTGAGAGTTGATGGCGCTGGCGCGGTCGGGCACTTCATTGAGGTAGCCGCGCGTGTCGAGCACCAGCTCGCGCGCCTGGTCGAGTTCCAGGGGGTTCTCGAACCACTTGTCCCAGCGCTTGGTCAGGCCCTTGGCGTCGTTCGCCAGCGCTTCCTGCAGCGGCTGCGCCACGTCGATGGCGTTGAGCGCGCGGTGCGCCGCGCGCTCGGTGGTCGCGGCCACGTAGCTCAGGCGGTCGCGCGCATCGGGAATGGCCTGCGCGGCCTTGGCCACCTGCTTGTCCAGGCCGAGCTCGCGCAGGCCCTCGCGCAGCTGGCGCGTGAGCTGGCCGATGCGGCCGAGCAGCTGTTCCGCAGTGTTGTTGGTGGAGTCCGCGGCTCCCGAAGCGTCTTGGTTCATTTCAGGCGGCCTCTTTGGCGAGCTTTTCGAAGATCTTGGTGATCTTTTCCTCGAGCGTGGCGGCGGTGAAGGGCTTCACCACGTAGCCGTTGGCGCCCGCCTGCGCGGCCGCCACGATGTTTTCCTTCTTGGCTTCGGCCGTGACCATCAGCACCGGGATCTTCTGCAGCTCGGGGTCGGCGCGGATGGTCTGCAGCATGGTCAGGCCGTCCATGTTCGGCATGTTCCAGTCGGACACCACGAAGCCGAAATTGCCGCCGCGCAGTTTTTCGATGCCGGCCGCGCCGTCCTCGGCTTCGTCGACGTTGAGGAACTCCAGTTCCTTCAGCAGATTGCGCACGATGCGGCGCATGGTCGGGAAGTCGTCCACAACCAGGATTTTGATGCTCTTGTCGATCACGATATTTCCAACTCCAACAGGTCGTTTTTCAAACTCGGTTCGCACGTTCGCCGAACGTGCGAAGGTGTGCCAGTACCCTGCGACTCACTTCGCTCAGGGGAGACACGTCGTCCACCGCGCCCAGCGCGATGGCCTCGCGCGGCATGCCGAAGACCACGCAGCTGGCCTCGTCCTGCGCCAGCGTGTGGGCGCCGGCGCGCTTCATGCGCAACAGGCCCTCGGCGCCGTCCTTGCCCATGCCGGTCAGGATGATGCCGATGGCGTTCTTGCCCGCGTACTTGGCGGCCGAATCGAACAGCACGTCGATCGACGGGCGGTGGCGGTTCACCGGCGGTTCCTGGTCGAGGTGCGCCACGTAGTTGGCGCCGCTTCGGCCCAGCGACAGGTGAAAGCCGCCCGGCGCAATGTAGGCGTAGCCCGGCAGGACGCGCTCGCCGTGCTCCGCTTCCTTCACGTTGATGCGGCACAGGCCGTCCAGGCGCTGCGCGAACGAACGCGTGAAACCGGCCGGCATGTGCTGCGCGATCAGCACCGCGGGCGAGTCGGGTGGCAGCGGCTGCAGCACCTCGCGGATGGCTTCGGTGCCGCCGGTGGAAGCGCCGATGATGATCAGCTTCTCCGTACTGAGCAGCGGGCTGCGCAGGAGCGACTCCTGCGGCGCGTCGGACGCGGGCCGGGCCGAGGCCGCGTGCCGGCTCGGCAGCAGCCGCGCGCTGGCGGCGGTGCGGATCTTGCCGGCGATCAGCTCGGTGTAGTTGAGCAGGCCGTCGCGCACTCCCAGGCGCGGCTTGGTCACGAAGTCGATGGCGCCCAGCTCGAGCGCGCGCAGCGCGATTTCGGAGCCGCGCTCGGTCAGCGACGACACCATGACCACCGGCATGGGCCGCAGCCGCATGAGCTTCTCGAGGAACTCCAGGCCGTCCATGCGCGGCATTTCCACGTCGAGCGTGAGCACGTCGGGGTTGGTGACCTTGATGAGGTCGCGCGCCACCAGCGGATCGGCCGCCGTGCCCACCACGGTCATGTCGCTCTGGCTGTTGATGATCTCGGTCATCACGCTGCGGATCAGTGCCGAGTCGTCGACACACAGTACTTTTATTTTTTTGACGCTCACCGGCTTCCTTTGATGGCGGCCATGGGCACCGCACGGGCGGCCAGGGCATTGCTTGTTTTTTCCGGCTCGGGCACCACGCGCTGGCCGGACAGCCTGCGCAGCAGTTCGCCCTCCTCGCGCTGGATCGACCGGACTTCCGTCTGCGCGCGCAGCTTGCGCACGATCGCCTTGCCGGTGACCGGCAGGAAATACACACGCCGCGCATGCGGCCCCCGCAGGTCTTGCGCGGCGATCTCGATGCGCTCCGCACGCAGGTAGCGCAGCACGAAGTCCGCGTTGCGGTCGCCGATGTTCAGCGTGGTCATGTTGGCCAGCACCGCGCCGCCGCCGAACACCTTGGCCTGCAGCCGGTCGCGGCGCGCGCCCGCGCGCACCAGTTCGCGGATCAGCACGTCCATCGCATAGGTGCCGTAGCGCATCGAGTCGGTGGCGTCGCGCATGCCGGATTCGCTGTCGTCGGGCAGCATGAAGTGGTTCATGCCGGCCACGCCGGCCTCCGCGTCGTGCAGGCACGCCGCCACGCACGAGCCCAGCACCGTGCTCAGCACCGTGTCGCCCGCCGTCACGTAGTACTCCGACGGCAGCAGCTTCACGGCCATCTGGCCGACGTCGCGGTCGAAGTAGTGATGGCTGGCCACCGAGTCCGGCGCGCTGGGGCTGGAATGGGTCATGCCGCGCCCGGGGCGCGCGTGCGCGCCAGTTCGTAGACCGTCTGGCCGAGCGACTTGAAGGACTGATTGACCAGCGACGCGTTCTCCGAATGCCCGGCGAACAGCAGCCCGTTGGGCTTGAACAGCGGCACGAAGCGGTCGAGCACCTTCTTCTGCGTCGGCTTGTCGAAATAGATCATCACGTTGCGGCAGAAGATGGCGTCGACCGGCTCCTTCACCGACCAGGCGCTGTCCAGCAGGTTGAGCCGCGAGAACTTCACCAGCGCGGCCACCTCGGGGCGGATGCGCACCTTGCCCGCGTTGGCGCCCGTGCCTTTGTTGAAGAAGCGGCGCAGCCGCTCCGGCGACAGCCGCTCGACCTGCTCGGTGGTGAACACGCCGGCCGCGGCCTTGGCCAGCACCGCGGTGTCGATGTCGGTCGCGATGACGCGCGCCGAACCCGCCTTGTCGCCCAGCGCCTCCATCAGCGTGATGGCGATCGAATACGGCTCCTCGCCGGTCGAGGCCGCCGCGCACCACACCGTCACCGGCTGCGGCATCTTGCGCACGTGCGCGGCCAGGGCCGGGAAGTGGTGCGCCTCGCGGAAGAACGAGGTCAGGTTGGTGGTGAGCGAGTTGATGAACAACTGCCACTCGCCGTCGCCGCCGCTGGACTCCAGCCAGTCGAGGTACGTGGAAAACTCAGGGAACTGAAGCTCCCTCAGGCGACGCGAAAGCCGGCTGTACACCATCTGCCGCTTCTGGTCGCCAAGGGCGATGCCGGCGCGGCGATGAATGAGAGTCCGGATTCTGGAAAAGTCGTTGTCGGTAAAAAGGAACTCGTTATTCACGGCCGGTCCAGCCTGCAAGCATGGCTTTCAATGTACATAGCGGTTGCCGTTTCCAATGGTTCGATCAGACGCACAAAAACCCTGCACTTTCGATGTCATCTCAGGGGCTGGACGCGGCCGGTCCCGCGTCCTGCGACCACACCAGCGCCGAAAGTTGCGCCGCATTGACCTGCGCCGCGCTCAGGAAAAGTGCCTCCGCCAGGCGCGGGGCCTGGCCGTCGTCGAGCTCGCAGCTCTCGGCCAGCGCCACGAACGGGCCGTACAGGCCGCCGCGCGACAGGATGGCCTGCTGCACCGAATCGGTGAGCTGCACCTTGCGCAGCACGCCTTCCATCGACACGCCCAGCAGCTGGTCGAGCAGCGAGAACATGCCCGCCACGAACAGGTTGTCCGATTCGCTGGGCGGCAGCATGCCCTGCCCCATCAGCTCGACGAAGCGCCCGCGCAGGATGGCCTTCTTCATCATGAAGGGCGAGCTGGCCTTGTTGCTGGTGGCCAGCAGCAGCGACAGCCAGCGGTACAGCGGCGAATAGCCGAGCATGGCCACCGCATGGCGCAGCGAATGGATCTCCACCGCCACGCCGACCGAAGGCGAATTGATGTAGCGCAGCAGCCGGTAGGTGAGCGCCGCGTCGTGCTTGAGCGCGGCCTCGATGGCGCGCACGTCCTCGTTGCGCTGGATCATCTGCATGAGCTGCACGATCAGCAGCGACTCGGGCTGCAGCGCGTCGTCCACGTCGCGCACCGGCGGGTTGCGGAAGGCGCCGTCGATGAACACGTTCACGCGCCGGGTGGCGCAGGCGTCGAATTCCTTCCAGGTGCTCACGCGGGGCGCCACCAGTTCGACCGGCGGATGGCCCTGCTGGGCTTCCTGACGTACGCGCACCACGGTGTCGGCGTCCAGCGCGTCCACTTCGAAGTGGGTGACGATGGCGCGCAGCTCGGGATCGGCCGGCAGCATGGCGGCGCCGCGCAGCATGAAGCCGAAGCCTTGCTCGTGCAGGAGCAGCAGCATCGAGCGCAGGTCGACATCGGTCAGGTCTTCCTTGCTCATGCACAGCACCACGCTCTGCGGCGGCAGCGACTGCAGTTCGCTCTGGAACAGCGCGTCGAGCGAGACATCCACGAACACCAGCATGGAGCCGAGCTGCCAGCCGCCGTTTTCGGGGTTCAGGTGCAGGGCCACCGTGTCCATCAGCGCCTTGACGCCGGCACTCGCCTGGGCACCGCTCGGCTCGCCCGCCGGACGCCAGGCCAGGCGGTAGCCGACGACGCGCCGCTGGGCGTCGAGCAGCATGGCGTAGGCCACGTGGCCGCCCGTGCCGGCGCCTTGCCCGCGCGCGGCCTCGGCACCGTCGCCGCCCTTGGCGTCGTCGGAACCGGAGCGTCGAAAGAAGTCGAAACGCATTCAGCTGTCTCCGTGGGGCTCAGAGTGCAATGGCGTCGGTCCTCCGGGCGGCTCCCGCCAGGGCGGCCGCGCTCGCGGCCTGCGCGCGCTGGATGCGGGGCATGGCACCCACGTCGATGATGAAGGCCACGCTGCCGTCGCCGAGGATGGTGGCGGCGGAGATGCCCGGCACCTTGCGATAGTTGGTTTCCAGGTTCTTCACCACCACCTGGTGCTGTCCGAGCAGCTCGTCGACCAGCAGCGCGAAGCGGCTGTCGTCGGCCTGAACGATCACCAGGATGCCCTGCGTCGGGTGTGTCTGCGCGCCCGCCACGTCGAACACGCGGTGCAGCTCGATCAGCGGCAGGTATTCGCCGCGCACGCGGATCACGTGGCCGTCGGCGGTGATGGAG
This region includes:
- the flhA gene encoding flagellar biosynthesis protein FlhA, yielding MNAMTNLLRLPTQMFSGSQFKGLAGPILIIMILSMMVLPLPPFLLDLLFTFNIAMSVMVLLVSMYTMKALDFAAFPAVLLFSTLLRLSLNVASTRVVLMHGHTGPDAAGKVIEAFGHFLVGGNFAVGVMVFIILVLINFMVITKGAGRIAEVGARFMLDAMPGKQMAIDADLNAGLIGEEVARKRRQEVAQEADFYGSMDGASKFVRGDAIAGLLIMVINIIGGLIVGMVQHGLDFSTAGKTYTLLAIGDGLVAQIPALVISTAAGVIVSRVTTDEDVGSQLTGQLFANPQVLFLTAGIVGLLGMIPGMPNLAFLLIAGGLVWLGRRLVKRKPQQQAAQEAAAAQAATLAPGGEMAEATWDDVAMVDPLGMQVGYRLIPLVDQSQQGELLGRIKSIRKKIAQDIGFLVPVVHIRDNLEIKPNTYVISLKDVEIGRGEAFPNQWMAINPGQVSGTLPGAPTRDPAFGLPAVWIDASQRQQAQVYGYTVVDACTVMATHLNHLIQTHAAELLGRQEVQQLLDQIAKTAPKLTEDLVPKVLSLSTLHKVLQNLLDEEVPIRDMRTILDVMAEHAPTIKDPTELTTLTRLALGRAITQQLFPGDAEMQVIGLDGALDGVLQQALSNSGGIEPGIADNLLHQAQAAIQRQEQMGLAPVLVVQHSLRVLLSRFLRRSLPQLKVLSHAEIPDSRTIKITAAIGGRG
- the flhB gene encoding flagellar biosynthesis protein FlhB, which produces MAEESDLEKTEPASERRLEKAREEGNVARSRELTTFVMLGTASAGLWFSAGLLSESMDGSLRRGLQFERASAFDTSHMLAQTGLMALQTLMAIGPLFGMMMVAAVAAPLMLGGWMFSAEAVAPKFSKINPLSGIARMFSAQSLAELVKALAKSALIGGVAWWVIASDIGTVMALMAQPAHYALPHALVLVAKHCVLIAATLFLVALIDVPFQLWSYYRKLRMSREDLRQEHKESEGDPHIKAQIRRQQQQIAKRRMMSEVPKADIVLTNPTHFAVALKYLDSDMRAPRVVAKGTDLVAARIRELAKEHNVAILEAPPLTRSLYKHTKVGDEIPSGLYTAVAEVLAWVYQLKRWKSEGGEAPRTPTDLQVPQALEYTVKDTAKTA
- the cheZ gene encoding protein phosphatase CheZ; protein product: MNQDASGAADSTNNTAEQLLGRIGQLTRQLREGLRELGLDKQVAKAAQAIPDARDRLSYVAATTERAAHRALNAIDVAQPLQEALANDAKGLTKRWDKWFENPLELDQARELVLDTRGYLNEVPDRASAINSQLMEILMAQDFQDLTGQVIKKMMEVVNDVETQLLQVLIDNSPPEKRQEATQSLQNGPQVKPGNPEAVTDQAQVDDLLESLGF
- the cheY gene encoding chemotaxis response regulator CheY → MDKSIKILVVDDFPTMRRIVRNLLKELEFLNVDEAEDGAAGIEKLRGGNFGFVVSDWNMPNMDGLTMLQTIRADPELQKIPVLMVTAEAKKENIVAAAQAGANGYVVKPFTAATLEEKITKIFEKLAKEAA
- a CDS encoding protein-glutamate methylesterase/protein-glutamine glutaminase; its protein translation is MSVKKIKVLCVDDSALIRSVMTEIINSQSDMTVVGTAADPLVARDLIKVTNPDVLTLDVEMPRMDGLEFLEKLMRLRPMPVVMVSSLTERGSEIALRALELGAIDFVTKPRLGVRDGLLNYTELIAGKIRTAASARLLPSRHAASARPASDAPQESLLRSPLLSTEKLIIIGASTGGTEAIREVLQPLPPDSPAVLIAQHMPAGFTRSFAQRLDGLCRINVKEAEHGERVLPGYAYIAPGGFHLSLGRSGANYVAHLDQEPPVNRHRPSIDVLFDSAAKYAGKNAIGIILTGMGKDGAEGLLRMKRAGAHTLAQDEASCVVFGMPREAIALGAVDDVSPLSEVSRRVLAHLRTFGERANRV
- the cheD gene encoding chemoreceptor glutamine deamidase CheD, giving the protein MTHSSPSAPDSVASHHYFDRDVGQMAVKLLPSEYYVTAGDTVLSTVLGSCVAACLHDAEAGVAGMNHFMLPDDSESGMRDATDSMRYGTYAMDVLIRELVRAGARRDRLQAKVFGGGAVLANMTTLNIGDRNADFVLRYLRAERIEIAAQDLRGPHARRVYFLPVTGKAIVRKLRAQTEVRSIQREEGELLRRLSGQRVVPEPEKTSNALAARAVPMAAIKGSR
- a CDS encoding CheR family methyltransferase → MNNEFLFTDNDFSRIRTLIHRRAGIALGDQKRQMVYSRLSRRLRELQFPEFSTYLDWLESSGGDGEWQLFINSLTTNLTSFFREAHHFPALAAHVRKMPQPVTVWCAAASTGEEPYSIAITLMEALGDKAGSARVIATDIDTAVLAKAAAGVFTTEQVERLSPERLRRFFNKGTGANAGKVRIRPEVAALVKFSRLNLLDSAWSVKEPVDAIFCRNVMIYFDKPTQKKVLDRFVPLFKPNGLLFAGHSENASLVNQSFKSLGQTVYELARTRAPGAA
- a CDS encoding EAL and HDOD domain-containing protein, whose translation is MRFDFFRRSGSDDAKGGDGAEAARGQGAGTGGHVAYAMLLDAQRRVVGYRLAWRPAGEPSGAQASAGVKALMDTVALHLNPENGGWQLGSMLVFVDVSLDALFQSELQSLPPQSVVLCMSKEDLTDVDLRSMLLLLHEQGFGFMLRGAAMLPADPELRAIVTHFEVDALDADTVVRVRQEAQQGHPPVELVAPRVSTWKEFDACATRRVNVFIDGAFRNPPVRDVDDALQPESLLIVQLMQMIQRNEDVRAIEAALKHDAALTYRLLRYINSPSVGVAVEIHSLRHAVAMLGYSPLYRWLSLLLATSNKASSPFMMKKAILRGRFVELMGQGMLPPSESDNLFVAGMFSLLDQLLGVSMEGVLRKVQLTDSVQQAILSRGGLYGPFVALAESCELDDGQAPRLAEALFLSAAQVNAAQLSALVWSQDAGPAASSP